A section of the Ciceribacter thiooxidans genome encodes:
- a CDS encoding M20 aminoacylase family protein: MPVLNSASEMQAEVAAWRRHLHQHPEILYDVHETAAFVADKLMSFGCDIVETGIGRTGVVGIIKGREGDGPVVGLRADMDALPIVETSGKEWASLTPGKMHACGHDGHTAMLLGAAKHLAETRNFKGSVAVIFQPAEEGGGGGLAMVKDGMMERFGISQVYGMHNSPGLPLGHFATRKGSIMAAADEYEVLIHGRGGHAAQPHKTIDPVLVSAHAIIALQAIASRETDPLKSVVVTVATIHGGDASNVIPNTVKLTGTIRTLLPETRDYAERRLSEVVNGIALTFGARAEVNYRRGYPVTFNHEGETDFAVEVMRKVAGVKSVETDLAPLMGAEDFSYMLESRPGSFVFIGNGDSANLHHSSYDFNDEAIPYGISYWVTLAETALAA; the protein is encoded by the coding sequence ATGCCCGTCCTGAACAGCGCAAGCGAAATGCAGGCGGAGGTCGCCGCATGGCGCCGCCATCTTCATCAGCATCCGGAGATCCTCTACGACGTCCATGAGACGGCTGCCTTCGTGGCCGACAAACTGATGTCCTTCGGCTGCGATATCGTGGAAACCGGGATCGGCCGGACGGGGGTTGTCGGCATCATCAAGGGTCGGGAAGGAGATGGGCCGGTGGTCGGCTTGCGCGCCGACATGGATGCACTTCCGATTGTGGAAACCAGTGGCAAGGAATGGGCTTCGCTGACGCCCGGAAAGATGCATGCCTGCGGCCATGACGGCCACACCGCCATGCTGCTCGGTGCCGCAAAGCACCTTGCCGAGACGCGCAACTTCAAGGGATCGGTCGCGGTGATCTTCCAGCCCGCTGAGGAAGGCGGTGGTGGTGGTCTCGCGATGGTCAAGGACGGCATGATGGAGCGCTTCGGCATCAGCCAGGTCTACGGGATGCACAATTCGCCGGGCCTGCCGCTCGGCCACTTCGCCACCCGCAAAGGATCGATCATGGCGGCGGCGGACGAATACGAGGTGCTGATCCACGGCCGCGGCGGGCATGCGGCCCAACCGCACAAGACGATCGATCCGGTGCTGGTTTCGGCGCACGCGATCATCGCCCTGCAGGCGATTGCCTCGCGCGAAACCGACCCGCTGAAGTCGGTGGTCGTGACAGTCGCCACGATTCACGGCGGTGACGCCTCGAACGTCATTCCCAACACGGTGAAGCTCACCGGCACGATCCGGACGCTGTTGCCGGAGACCCGCGATTACGCCGAACGCCGGCTCTCGGAGGTCGTCAACGGCATCGCGCTCACCTTTGGGGCGCGGGCGGAGGTCAACTACCGCCGCGGCTATCCCGTGACCTTCAACCACGAAGGCGAGACGGATTTTGCCGTCGAGGTGATGCGCAAGGTTGCCGGCGTAAAGTCCGTCGAGACCGATCTTGCGCCGCTGATGGGCGCCGAGGACTTTTCCTACATGCTGGAAAGCCGGCCGGGCTCCTTCGTCTTCATCGGCAACGGCGACAGTGCCAATCTTCATCATTCCTCCTACGATTTCAACGATGAGGCGATCCCCTACGGCATCAGTTACTGGGTGACGCTCGCGGAAACGGCGCTCGCGGCCTGA
- a CDS encoding ABC transporter ATP-binding protein encodes MALPNAVKRNAGDGPVLSVQGLTTSFRIGDDWRPVVKNVSFDIAPRETVAIVGESGSGKSVTSLSIMRLLPKYTSRIEGSIKLGGRELLTLGSEEMRKVRGNEISMIFQEPMTSLNPIFPIGKQIAEAITCHRQVSAAAARGEVIQLLEKVRIPNAKSRFDDYPHQFSGGMRQRVMIAMALASKPRLLIADEPTTALDVTIQGQILDLIKVLQEEEGMSVLFITHDMGVVAEVSDRTIVMFRGDAVETGPTDDIFHRGRHPYTRALLSAVPRLGSMAGHERPMRFPIVDVASGVMTTPEAEVDRAIETRRPPILEVKNLTTRFDIRSGLLGRKSGAVHAVEDVSFDLCEGETLSLVGESGCGKSTTGRSITRLVEPTAGSIALDGRDVIRLDRGALRNMRRTIQMVFQDPFASLDPRMKIGDAVMEPFIEHGLGTKARARAKAADILKRVGLDADMMRRYPHEFSGGQRQRIAIARTLMLDPRVIVADEAVSALDVSIKAQVCNLLLELQQSFNLAYLFISHDMAVVERVSHRVAVMYLGEIVEIGPRQAVFENPQHPYTKKLMAAVPIPDPSRRSVKRAISTDEIKSPIRPVGYEPPRRQYREVSAGHLVQV; translated from the coding sequence ATGGCGTTGCCGAATGCGGTCAAGAGAAATGCAGGAGACGGTCCGGTCCTCTCGGTCCAGGGGCTCACGACCTCGTTCCGGATCGGTGACGACTGGCGTCCGGTCGTCAAGAATGTGAGCTTCGATATCGCGCCGCGGGAGACCGTGGCGATCGTCGGCGAATCCGGGTCGGGCAAGAGCGTGACGTCGCTTTCGATCATGCGTCTTCTGCCGAAATACACGAGCAGGATCGAGGGCAGCATCAAGCTCGGCGGGCGTGAATTGCTGACTCTCGGCAGCGAGGAGATGCGCAAGGTTCGCGGCAACGAGATCTCGATGATCTTTCAGGAGCCGATGACGAGCCTCAATCCGATCTTCCCGATCGGCAAGCAGATCGCCGAGGCGATTACCTGCCACAGGCAGGTTTCGGCGGCCGCGGCCAGGGGCGAGGTGATCCAGCTCCTCGAGAAGGTGCGCATCCCCAACGCCAAGAGCCGTTTCGACGACTATCCGCACCAGTTTTCCGGTGGCATGCGCCAGCGCGTGATGATCGCCATGGCGCTCGCCTCGAAGCCGCGGTTGCTGATTGCCGACGAGCCAACCACCGCGCTCGACGTGACGATTCAGGGCCAGATCCTTGATCTCATAAAGGTGCTGCAGGAAGAGGAGGGTATGTCCGTCCTCTTCATCACCCACGACATGGGGGTGGTCGCCGAGGTCTCCGACCGCACCATCGTGATGTTCCGTGGTGATGCCGTTGAAACCGGCCCGACCGATGACATCTTCCATCGCGGTCGTCATCCCTATACGCGGGCGCTTCTTTCCGCGGTGCCGCGTCTCGGATCGATGGCGGGGCATGAGCGGCCGATGCGCTTCCCGATCGTCGATGTCGCATCCGGCGTCATGACGACGCCCGAGGCGGAAGTCGACCGTGCGATCGAGACCCGGCGACCCCCGATCCTGGAAGTGAAGAACCTGACAACCCGTTTCGACATCCGCAGTGGCCTTCTCGGACGCAAGTCGGGAGCCGTTCATGCTGTCGAGGACGTCTCCTTCGATCTCTGTGAGGGAGAGACCCTGTCGCTCGTCGGAGAATCGGGCTGTGGCAAGTCGACCACCGGACGCTCGATCACTCGGCTCGTTGAGCCCACGGCGGGTTCGATCGCACTCGACGGGCGCGACGTGATCCGGCTCGACCGCGGCGCGCTGCGCAACATGCGGCGCACGATCCAGATGGTCTTCCAGGATCCTTTCGCCAGCCTCGATCCGCGCATGAAGATCGGCGACGCCGTCATGGAGCCATTCATCGAACACGGTCTTGGCACGAAAGCGCGGGCGCGCGCGAAGGCAGCCGACATCCTGAAACGGGTCGGCCTCGATGCCGACATGATGCGCCGCTATCCGCACGAGTTTTCCGGGGGGCAGCGTCAGCGCATCGCCATTGCCCGCACGCTGATGCTGGATCCGAGGGTGATCGTCGCCGACGAGGCGGTCTCCGCCCTCGACGTCTCGATCAAGGCGCAGGTCTGCAACCTGCTGCTGGAACTGCAGCAGAGCTTCAATCTCGCCTATCTCTTCATTTCGCACGACATGGCGGTGGTGGAACGGGTCAGCCATCGCGTCGCGGTCATGTATCTCGGCGAGATCGTCGAGATCGGCCCGCGTCAGGCGGTGTTCGAAAACCCGCAGCATCCCTATACCAAGAAGCTGATGGCGGCGGTGCCGATCCCGGACCCGTCGCGCCGCAGCGTCAAGCGCGCGATCTCGACCGACGAGATCAAGAGCCCCATCCGGCCGGTCGGCTACGAGCCGCCCCGCCGCCAGTACAGGGAGGTTTCCGCCGGCCATCTCGTGCAGGTATGA
- a CDS encoding exopolysaccharide biosynthesis protein, with amino-acid sequence MTGEAEAGREAHETGRSRRHGGRLSEILSGLAADERRSRISVADIFQAMGDRAFGALILIFALPNVVPTPPGTSALTGTPLVFLCAQLMLGQNPWLPRIIADRSMTRQDFASIVTRVTPWLAKAERMLRPRLGFLVYPPAEYLIGFVCLVLAVVLALPVPLGNILPAIAICFFSFGILERDGICVLIGAVVSVIAGVVVAGVVYALVKGFLLLVQATLF; translated from the coding sequence ATGACAGGCGAAGCGGAGGCCGGGCGGGAGGCTCATGAGACCGGCAGGTCACGCCGGCACGGTGGCAGGCTCTCAGAGATACTCTCCGGGCTTGCCGCGGACGAGAGACGTTCGCGGATTTCCGTCGCCGATATCTTCCAGGCGATGGGCGACCGCGCCTTCGGCGCCCTGATCCTCATCTTCGCGCTGCCGAACGTCGTGCCGACGCCGCCCGGCACGTCTGCGCTCACCGGCACGCCGCTCGTTTTCCTCTGCGCGCAACTCATGCTCGGGCAGAACCCGTGGCTGCCGAGGATCATCGCCGACCGCTCGATGACGCGTCAGGATTTCGCGAGCATCGTGACCCGCGTGACGCCCTGGCTCGCCAAGGCGGAGCGGATGCTGCGGCCGCGGCTCGGCTTTCTCGTCTATCCACCGGCGGAGTACCTGATCGGTTTCGTGTGTCTCGTGCTTGCGGTGGTCCTCGCGCTTCCGGTTCCCCTCGGCAACATCCTTCCAGCGATCGCGATCTGCTTCTTTTCCTTCGGTATCCTCGAGCGGGACGGCATCTGTGTGCTGATCGGTGCGGTCGTTTCGGTGATTGCCGGCGTCGTCGTCGCCGGGGTGGTCTACGCTCTGGTCAAGGGCTTCCTGCTGCTCGTCCAGGCGACGCTTTTCTGA
- a CDS encoding carbon-nitrogen hydrolase family protein, producing the protein MGAVLLVAPELALSGYGLTPERFAEIAEERDGEIIGALCDIAVEFELAICAGFPERDGSFVYNSVVLARPDGSCEFYRKGHLYGDGERASFTPGADMPQVFDLFGIRTGMLICYDVEFPEYVRTLALAGAELVLVPTALPRGEISRRVADMVVPTRAFENGVFLVYADLCGEEGTFTYGGRSVIVGPDGDELARAGTHEALLVATLDPAAYDECRRQNPYLTDRRPDLYRIG; encoded by the coding sequence ATGGGGGCCGTGCTCCTGGTTGCGCCCGAGCTCGCGCTGAGCGGCTACGGGCTGACGCCGGAGCGCTTTGCGGAAATCGCCGAGGAGCGCGACGGCGAAATCATCGGCGCGCTCTGCGACATCGCCGTCGAATTCGAGTTGGCGATTTGCGCCGGGTTTCCCGAGCGCGACGGATCTTTCGTTTACAATTCCGTTGTGCTGGCGCGGCCGGACGGAAGCTGCGAATTCTACCGGAAAGGCCATCTTTACGGCGACGGTGAACGTGCCTCATTCACGCCCGGCGCGGACATGCCGCAGGTCTTCGATCTCTTCGGTATTCGTACTGGAATGCTGATCTGCTACGACGTCGAGTTTCCGGAATATGTGCGCACGTTGGCATTGGCCGGCGCCGAACTGGTGCTGGTGCCGACGGCACTTCCGCGCGGCGAGATCAGCCGTCGGGTCGCGGATATGGTGGTGCCGACCCGCGCCTTCGAGAACGGTGTGTTCCTGGTCTATGCCGATCTCTGCGGCGAGGAGGGCACGTTCACCTATGGCGGTCGCTCCGTGATCGTCGGCCCCGATGGTGACGAGCTTGCCCGTGCGGGTACGCACGAGGCGCTGTTGGTCGCAACACTCGATCCGGCCGCCTATGACGAATGCCGTCGCCAGAATCCGTATCTCACCGACAGGCGGCCGGACCTCTACCGTATCGGCTAG
- a CDS encoding sulfate transporter family protein, with protein MIFDAARLALRNLFAPETRAVFWKVLGLTILVLVGLWLALRGAFIAYVLPWFDALFPGMPDWAGWLTFVLGVLASIGLALALALLLSSVTAIIAGLFLDDVAEVVERRDYPQDTPGSAMPLGEALVASLKFFGVVVFGNLLALVLLFVPGVNIAAFFLVNGYLLGREFFEFAAMRFRSPSEARAFRSRHGGTVFMGGLVIAAFLAVPILNLLTPLFAAGMMVHLHKLLSARDPLFRA; from the coding sequence ATGATCTTCGATGCTGCGCGCCTTGCCCTTCGCAACCTTTTCGCCCCCGAAACCCGCGCGGTGTTCTGGAAGGTGCTCGGGCTGACGATTCTCGTCCTCGTGGGCCTGTGGCTTGCCCTTCGCGGCGCCTTCATCGCCTACGTCTTGCCGTGGTTCGATGCGCTCTTCCCGGGAATGCCGGATTGGGCGGGCTGGCTCACCTTCGTGCTTGGCGTGCTTGCCAGCATCGGCCTTGCGCTCGCGCTAGCGCTTCTGTTGTCCTCCGTGACGGCGATCATCGCCGGTCTCTTCCTGGACGACGTCGCGGAAGTGGTCGAACGGCGCGACTATCCGCAGGATACGCCCGGCTCGGCCATGCCGCTCGGCGAGGCGCTGGTCGCGTCGCTGAAATTCTTCGGCGTGGTCGTTTTCGGCAACCTGCTGGCGCTGGTGCTGCTGTTCGTACCAGGCGTCAACATCGCCGCCTTCTTCCTCGTCAACGGCTATCTGCTCGGACGTGAATTCTTCGAGTTCGCCGCCATGCGCTTCCGCAGTCCGAGCGAGGCGCGGGCGTTCCGCTCGCGCCACGGCGGGACGGTGTTCATGGGTGGGCTGGTGATCGCGGCCTTCCTGGCGGTGCCGATCCTCAACCTGCTGACGCCGCTTTTTGCCGCCGGCATGATGGTCCACCTGCATAAGCTGCTGAGCGCCCGCGATCCCCTTTTCCGGGCGTGA
- a CDS encoding VOC family protein has translation MRSTSYYPVIMSERLAETRDFYCRHFAFEPLFESDWYIHLQSREDERVTLAILKPDHETVPAAARRPVGGLILNFEVDDPDRVHDACLNAGLPILRSLRDEDFGQRHFITADPNGVLIDVIKPIPPSAEYAALYAETALPN, from the coding sequence ATGCGCAGCACCAGCTATTATCCCGTCATCATGAGCGAACGCCTGGCGGAAACCCGGGACTTCTATTGCCGCCACTTCGCCTTCGAACCGCTCTTCGAAAGCGACTGGTACATCCACCTGCAGTCACGCGAGGACGAGAGAGTGACGCTCGCGATCCTCAAACCCGATCACGAGACGGTGCCCGCCGCTGCCCGAAGGCCCGTGGGCGGCCTCATTCTCAATTTCGAAGTCGATGATCCAGACCGCGTCCATGACGCCTGCCTGAACGCCGGCCTGCCGATCCTCAGGTCGCTGCGTGACGAGGACTTCGGCCAGCGTCACTTCATCACCGCTGACCCGAACGGCGTTCTGATCGACGTCATCAAGCCGATTCCGCCGAGCGCCGAATACGCAGCTCTCTACGCGGAAACCGCGCTGCCGAACTGA
- a CDS encoding TetR/AcrR family transcriptional regulator, giving the protein MRRSNKDRTEATRQTLMDHARELFVERGYNETATPDIVAAAGVTRGALYHHFADKRDLFLAVIDREAERVAADIAAATGEAASARDALVRGITAYFDAMAAPGRSRLLLLDGPAIMGLESGRSTDRDHAEASLRDGLEAYFRETGSDLAGLEPLTSMLSAAFDRAVLAIAAGESREAYEQAIIRLIEGLVTQLPR; this is encoded by the coding sequence ATGCGTCGTTCGAACAAGGATCGCACCGAAGCCACACGGCAAACCCTGATGGACCACGCCCGTGAACTCTTCGTGGAGCGCGGCTACAACGAGACTGCGACACCCGACATCGTCGCGGCCGCCGGCGTGACGCGCGGCGCCCTCTATCACCATTTTGCGGACAAAAGAGACCTATTTCTCGCCGTCATCGACCGGGAGGCGGAGCGGGTGGCGGCCGATATCGCGGCGGCAACCGGTGAGGCTGCATCGGCACGCGATGCTCTCGTCCGCGGCATTACCGCGTACTTTGACGCGATGGCCGCACCGGGCCGGAGCCGGCTGCTGCTGCTCGACGGTCCGGCGATCATGGGACTGGAAAGCGGGCGCTCGACCGATCGCGACCACGCCGAGGCAAGCCTGCGTGACGGGCTCGAAGCCTATTTTCGCGAAACCGGTTCGGATCTCGCCGGGCTCGAGCCTCTGACCAGCATGCTCTCCGCCGCCTTCGACCGCGCGGTTCTGGCGATCGCAGCGGGAGAGAGCCGCGAGGCCTATGAGCAGGCGATCATCCGCCTGATCGAAGGGCTGGTTACTCAACTACCCCGATGA